A DNA window from Hordeum vulgare subsp. vulgare chromosome 1H, MorexV3_pseudomolecules_assembly, whole genome shotgun sequence contains the following coding sequences:
- the LOC123447350 gene encoding translation initiation factor IF-2 isoform X1 yields the protein MMAWRMLRRKDVHAGLLNLAFRSDHGGTKHFATGTLGKLSQFVHGNGLQGAANCMISKQSTIRNFHAGVYMLAWHQKKEDVVGLKAPKREKRVRKETRSQPPVEAPYVAPKPKLTKSSPDKIVEIFDGMTLRELSKRSGATINALQSILADLGERVESEFDSITIDLAELVGMELGVNIRRMHTGEGTVEPRPAVVTVMGHVDHGKTSLLDSLRQTSVAAKEAGGITQHIGAFVVEMQSGASITFLDTPGHAAFSAMRARGAAVTDIVVLVVAADDGVMPQTLEAMSHAKAANVPIVVAINKCDKSGADPERVRIQLGSEGLLLEDMGGDVQVVEISALSKLGLDKLEEALFLQAEIMDLKARTDGPAHAFVVEARVDRGRGPLATTIVKSGTLVSGQYIVVGAEWGRIRSLRDTAGKVTESAKPAMPVEIEGLRGLPMAGDDVVVVDSEERARMLSQGRKKKQEKDRLRKIDENMTEEAEIGEETPERVEMPIIVKADVQGSVQAVTDALRNLNSPQVFVNIVHVGVGPVSEHDIDLAQACRACIVGFNVRDPPSAITLGATQANIKILLHKVIYHLLEDMGRLIVEKAPGTAETQISGEAEVLNIFELKGRSKSKGPDIKIAGCRITDGRFSRTGTMRLLRSGDVVFEGPCSSLKREKQDADTLDKGSDCGLVIEDCDEYQVGDTIQCLEQVIRKPKFISTQSGAVRIEC from the exons AGTTCGTCCATGGCAATGGACTCCAAGGTGCTGCTAACTGCATGATCTCTAAACAGTCCACTATCAG GAATTTTCATGCAGGTGTGTATATGTTGGCATGGCACCAGAAAAAGGAGGATGTTGTTGGGCTAAAAGCACCGAAAAGGGAGAAGCGGGTGAGAAAGGAAACTAGGAGTCAACCTCCTGTAGAAGCGCCATATGTTGCACCAAAACCAAAGCTGACCAAATCATCGCCAgataaaattgttgaaatttttgatgGGATGACATTGCGTGAGCTATCTAAACGATCCGGTGCAACCATCAATGCGCTTCAAAGCATACTTGCAGATCTTGGCGAAAGGGTTGAATCAGAGTTCGACTCTATTACCATCGACCTAGCTGAGCTAGTGGGTATG GAACTTGGTGTTAATATCAGAAGAATGCACACGGGTGAAGGCACAGTTGAACCACGGCCTGCTGTTGTAACAGTTATGGGCCATGTTGATCATGGTAAAACATCGCTTCTGGATTCCCTACGGCAAACATCTGTTGCTGCTAAAGAAGCTGGTGGGATCACTCAACATATAGGTGCCTTTGTTGTCGAGATGCAATCTGGAGCCTCTATCACATTTCTTGATACACCAGGGCATGCTGCATTTAGTGCTATGCGGGCTAGAGGTGCAGCTGTCACAGATATTGTAGTGCTTGTGGTTGCAGCAGATGATGGTGTGATGCCTCAAACACTTGAAGCCATGTCGCATGCAAAAGCAGCAAATGTTCCAATTGTAGTCGCCATAAACAAATGTGATAAATCCGGAGCTGACCCTGAGAGGGTCAGAATTCAGCTTGGTTCTGAAGGATTGCTTTTGGAGGATATGGGTGGTGATGTACAGGTTGTTGAAATTTCTGCATTATCGAAACTTGGTTTGGATAAATTGGAAGAGGCTTTGTTCCTTCAGGCCGAGATAATGGACCTGAAAGCCAGAACAGATGGGCCTGCTCATGCTTTTGTGGTGGAGGCACGGGTGGACAGGGGCAGGGGACCACTTGCAACAACTATAGTTAAGTCCGGCACATTAGTTAGTGGACAATACATTGTTGTGGGTGCAGAGTGGGGAAGAATTAGATCACTTAGAGACACGGCAGGGAAAGTAACAGAGTCTGCAAAACCCGCCATGCCTGTTGAGATTGAGGGGCTGAGGGGCCTCCCAATGGCTGGGGATGATGTAGTGGTTGTTGACTCCGAGGAAAGGGCTAGAATGCTTAGTCAAGGGCGGAAGAAGAAACAGGAGAAAGATAGGCTTCGGAAGATTGATGAAAACATGACAGAGGAGGCAGAAATTGGAGAAGAGACTCCTGAAAGAGTTGAGATGCCCATAATCGTGAAAGCTGATGTACAGGGCAGTGTTCAAGCAGTTACAGATGCCTTAAGAAATCTTAATAGCCCACAG GTGTTTGTGAATATTGTTCATGTTGGCGTCGGCCCAGTAAGTGAACATGACATTGACCTGGCACAAGCATGCCGAGCCTGCATAGTTGGTTTCAACGTTCGTGATCCACCGAGTGCGATTACTCTAGGAGCAACACAAGCCAACATAAAG ATTTTGCTGCACAAGGTGATTTACCATCTCCTTGAGGATATGGGAAGGCTGATTGTGGAGAAGGCACCAGGGACTGCTGAAACCCAAATTTCAGGGGAGGCTGAGGTCCTGAACATATTCGAGCTGAAAGGGCGTAGCAAGTCAAAAGGGCCAGACATCAAGATTGCTGGCTGCCGGATAACCGATGGGCGCTTTAGCAGAACTGGAACCATGCGACTGTTGAGAAGCGGAGACGTTGTCTTTGAGGGTCCTTGTTCTTCGCTGAAGCGAGAGAAGCAGGATGCTGACACGCTCGACAAGGGTAGCGACTGTGGATTGGTGATCGAGGACTGCGACGAATACCAGGTTGGGGATACCATCCAGTGCTTGGAGCAGGTGATCAGGAAGCCCAAGTTCATATCGACACAAAGCGGCGCAGTCCGTATAGAGTGCTGA
- the LOC123447350 gene encoding translation initiation factor IF-2 isoform X2: MLAWHQKKEDVVGLKAPKREKRVRKETRSQPPVEAPYVAPKPKLTKSSPDKIVEIFDGMTLRELSKRSGATINALQSILADLGERVESEFDSITIDLAELVGMELGVNIRRMHTGEGTVEPRPAVVTVMGHVDHGKTSLLDSLRQTSVAAKEAGGITQHIGAFVVEMQSGASITFLDTPGHAAFSAMRARGAAVTDIVVLVVAADDGVMPQTLEAMSHAKAANVPIVVAINKCDKSGADPERVRIQLGSEGLLLEDMGGDVQVVEISALSKLGLDKLEEALFLQAEIMDLKARTDGPAHAFVVEARVDRGRGPLATTIVKSGTLVSGQYIVVGAEWGRIRSLRDTAGKVTESAKPAMPVEIEGLRGLPMAGDDVVVVDSEERARMLSQGRKKKQEKDRLRKIDENMTEEAEIGEETPERVEMPIIVKADVQGSVQAVTDALRNLNSPQVFVNIVHVGVGPVSEHDIDLAQACRACIVGFNVRDPPSAITLGATQANIKILLHKVIYHLLEDMGRLIVEKAPGTAETQISGEAEVLNIFELKGRSKSKGPDIKIAGCRITDGRFSRTGTMRLLRSGDVVFEGPCSSLKREKQDADTLDKGSDCGLVIEDCDEYQVGDTIQCLEQVIRKPKFISTQSGAVRIEC, translated from the exons ATGTTGGCATGGCACCAGAAAAAGGAGGATGTTGTTGGGCTAAAAGCACCGAAAAGGGAGAAGCGGGTGAGAAAGGAAACTAGGAGTCAACCTCCTGTAGAAGCGCCATATGTTGCACCAAAACCAAAGCTGACCAAATCATCGCCAgataaaattgttgaaatttttgatgGGATGACATTGCGTGAGCTATCTAAACGATCCGGTGCAACCATCAATGCGCTTCAAAGCATACTTGCAGATCTTGGCGAAAGGGTTGAATCAGAGTTCGACTCTATTACCATCGACCTAGCTGAGCTAGTGGGTATG GAACTTGGTGTTAATATCAGAAGAATGCACACGGGTGAAGGCACAGTTGAACCACGGCCTGCTGTTGTAACAGTTATGGGCCATGTTGATCATGGTAAAACATCGCTTCTGGATTCCCTACGGCAAACATCTGTTGCTGCTAAAGAAGCTGGTGGGATCACTCAACATATAGGTGCCTTTGTTGTCGAGATGCAATCTGGAGCCTCTATCACATTTCTTGATACACCAGGGCATGCTGCATTTAGTGCTATGCGGGCTAGAGGTGCAGCTGTCACAGATATTGTAGTGCTTGTGGTTGCAGCAGATGATGGTGTGATGCCTCAAACACTTGAAGCCATGTCGCATGCAAAAGCAGCAAATGTTCCAATTGTAGTCGCCATAAACAAATGTGATAAATCCGGAGCTGACCCTGAGAGGGTCAGAATTCAGCTTGGTTCTGAAGGATTGCTTTTGGAGGATATGGGTGGTGATGTACAGGTTGTTGAAATTTCTGCATTATCGAAACTTGGTTTGGATAAATTGGAAGAGGCTTTGTTCCTTCAGGCCGAGATAATGGACCTGAAAGCCAGAACAGATGGGCCTGCTCATGCTTTTGTGGTGGAGGCACGGGTGGACAGGGGCAGGGGACCACTTGCAACAACTATAGTTAAGTCCGGCACATTAGTTAGTGGACAATACATTGTTGTGGGTGCAGAGTGGGGAAGAATTAGATCACTTAGAGACACGGCAGGGAAAGTAACAGAGTCTGCAAAACCCGCCATGCCTGTTGAGATTGAGGGGCTGAGGGGCCTCCCAATGGCTGGGGATGATGTAGTGGTTGTTGACTCCGAGGAAAGGGCTAGAATGCTTAGTCAAGGGCGGAAGAAGAAACAGGAGAAAGATAGGCTTCGGAAGATTGATGAAAACATGACAGAGGAGGCAGAAATTGGAGAAGAGACTCCTGAAAGAGTTGAGATGCCCATAATCGTGAAAGCTGATGTACAGGGCAGTGTTCAAGCAGTTACAGATGCCTTAAGAAATCTTAATAGCCCACAG GTGTTTGTGAATATTGTTCATGTTGGCGTCGGCCCAGTAAGTGAACATGACATTGACCTGGCACAAGCATGCCGAGCCTGCATAGTTGGTTTCAACGTTCGTGATCCACCGAGTGCGATTACTCTAGGAGCAACACAAGCCAACATAAAG ATTTTGCTGCACAAGGTGATTTACCATCTCCTTGAGGATATGGGAAGGCTGATTGTGGAGAAGGCACCAGGGACTGCTGAAACCCAAATTTCAGGGGAGGCTGAGGTCCTGAACATATTCGAGCTGAAAGGGCGTAGCAAGTCAAAAGGGCCAGACATCAAGATTGCTGGCTGCCGGATAACCGATGGGCGCTTTAGCAGAACTGGAACCATGCGACTGTTGAGAAGCGGAGACGTTGTCTTTGAGGGTCCTTGTTCTTCGCTGAAGCGAGAGAAGCAGGATGCTGACACGCTCGACAAGGGTAGCGACTGTGGATTGGTGATCGAGGACTGCGACGAATACCAGGTTGGGGATACCATCCAGTGCTTGGAGCAGGTGATCAGGAAGCCCAAGTTCATATCGACACAAAGCGGCGCAGTCCGTATAGAGTGCTGA